The DNA sequence CGGTGAAGATGACGGATGCCACGGGCGCCGATGTCTGGTCGGCCCTCTACAGTCCGTTCGGCGGCGCGTACACACTCTCAGGCGCCGAAACCCTCAACGCCCGCTTCCCCGGCCAATGGTTCCAGATGGAAGCCGGCTTGCATTACAACTGGCACAGGCATTACGATCCGAGCCTCGGCCGCTACACCCAGCCCGACCCGCTGGGGTTTATAGATGGCCCGAGTGTGTATGCGTATACGCGGAATTCGCCTCTTTCAAAGATTGATCCGAAGGGTTTGGATGCGGGCGGTGGTGGTGGCGGTGGTGGCGGCGGTGAAAATGCTGCTAGGTGTAAATTGATATTTCAGATGAAACTCTACCAGAGGCACTTTGAGTTTTTGCCTGGACCGGTTCAAGTAAATTGGTGCATCTATGATTGCAGCACTGTGTGCCCCGCCCCTAGAAACAGTATTATTTCTCGCATACAGTCGGTATACAATCCGCCTTACGATTGCCAGGAAGAAACACTACGCCAACCTAACGAATGACCCGCATGAAGAGAGCGAAGAATGCTGTCTTTTGACGAGAATACGGCGGATGAATTGAAGAGGATTCTGCGGCAAAGTGATTGCGCTGAGCCAGTCCTGATGCTGTACGAAACAGCAGAGCCAACTAGCGCTTTTGACGAGTTGGAACGGTTGTATTCTGCAGGCGTAGATCAAAAAACTATGGAGCAAATCGGGCAAAAAATTTACGAGGAGAATTCTGCACACTTAATCCCAAGGTTGGCGATTTCAGCCTGCGAACGTTCTCGTTGCCGACCAGAAGATATAGTGGTGATAAGTGG is a window from the Hyphomicrobiaceae bacterium genome containing:
- a CDS encoding RHS repeat-associated core domain-containing protein, yielding MSQSGNLIGTYTYNGREQLATRVITNSGSANGTTYFVHDQWGNIIAELDATGSTVREYIWMPEAEIAPTRGSRTTVDRPVAVVSNVATSPALLMVHVDQLNRPVKMTDATGADVWSALYSPFGGAYTLSGAETLNARFPGQWFQMEAGLHYNWHRHYDPSLGRYTQPDPLGFIDGPSVYAYTRNSPLSKIDPKGLDAGGGGGGGGGGENAARCKLIFQMKLYQRHFEFLPGPVQVNWCIYDCSTVCPAPRNSIISRIQSVYNPPYDCQEETLRQPNE